AGCCCTTCAAACTTTTATCAAAATGCAGCTGAAGGAGAGGTTGCAGTGACCTCAATTTATAATTCCTTTAATAGAACTGTTAGTTTATTTGATTTTGGTCTAGCATCATTAGTTGTTATGCCCTCGCCAAAAATGATAGCTAGAGTGCCTTGGAGAAGAATGTGGGGCAACTATACCACTAATGCAAGTGATGCGGTTTCTTTACCTCGTGTGTGGGATCCTTTATATCAAGGTATTTTTAGAGCAAATACTGTAATGAAAGAACTTGAAGGAAGGGATTTTGGAAATGAAATAGATGAAACAAAGCGGAAAGAATTAATTGTGGAAGCTAAATTCTTAAGGGCATGGGCCTTCTTTAATCTTGTACAACTTTTTGGTGATGTTCCACTGCCATTAACACCTACGACAACTGTAGAAGGGGCACAATTACCTAGAACTCCGATAGCTGATGTTTACAAACAAATTATTCTAGATTTAAAGGATGCAGAAGCAGGATTACCGAAAGATAAAAGGGGTGAGGCAGAAAAAGGTAGACCTATTCAGGCTACAGCCAAATTTCTGCTCGCCAAAGTGTATTTAACGATGGCTGGTTTACCACTGCAAGACCAAACTACTATGGCTTTAGCACAAACTAAATTACAAGAAGTAATAAGTTTAGAGGGTTCTGCTCAAGGGTATTCGCTTTTAACAAGTTATGAGGACGCGGTAAGGATTGATAATAATGATGAACGTATATTTGCCATGCAACAAACGCAGTCATCTGCAGATCAAGGTACGGCGTTTGGTCATGTATGGGGTGCACGTAATAGGTTTGATCCATCTTTAGGCATTGGGCAATTTCATGGAGGTTACAGCAAAGCCTTTTACGACTCTTTTGATTCAACAGACCTTAGAAGGGATGTGACTATGGTTTATCAATATGTTGATAACCAAGGAAACTTGCTTACGTATGATTCTGGGCCTAGCTATAATCCTCGATGGGGTATTTTCCAAAACAAGTATGTAGATTTTGATCAATCTTGCTGTGATGGTGATCCGGATATGATCATATATAGATACTCGGATGCATTATTAATGGCAGCTGAAATAGAGAATAGTTTAAAAGGTCCAACCGCAACCGCTTATGGTTATTTGAATAGAGTTCGAGCTAGAGCATCAGCCTCTGTTGCCCCTGCAGGAATGTCAAAATTGCAGTTTGCCGACTATATTTATGAAGAACGTTTTAAAGAGCTTTCTTTTGAGTTTCAAGAAGTGTATGACATTAGAAGGTTAGGTAAAGTACAAGAAGCTTTATCGCAACATCCTGAAAACATTACTTTCCAGCCAACAAATACGGCATATAGTCCAAACTTTAACTTATGGCCATTACCAATAAGCGAAGTTCAATCCAATCCAAATATTCAATCAAACAACCCTGGTTGGTAAAATA
This portion of the Spirosomataceae bacterium TFI 002 genome encodes:
- a CDS encoding Starch-binding associating with outer membrane, which gives rise to MKKIKYIFLLAGLVACNDLEEKVYSEISPSNFYQNAAEGEVAVTSIYNSFNRTVSLFDFGLASLVVMPSPKMIARVPWRRMWGNYTTNASDAVSLPRVWDPLYQGIFRANTVMKELEGRDFGNEIDETKRKELIVEAKFLRAWAFFNLVQLFGDVPLPLTPTTTVEGAQLPRTPIADVYKQIILDLKDAEAGLPKDKRGEAEKGRPIQATAKFLLAKVYLTMAGLPLQDQTTMALAQTKLQEVISLEGSAQGYSLLTSYEDAVRIDNNDERIFAMQQTQSSADQGTAFGHVWGARNRFDPSLGIGQFHGGYSKAFYDSFDSTDLRRDVTMVYQYVDNQGNLLTYDSGPSYNPRWGIFQNKYVDFDQSCCDGDPDMIIYRYSDALLMAAEIENSLKGPTATAYGYLNRVRARASASVAPAGMSKLQFADYIYEERFKELSFEFQEVYDIRRLGKVQEALSQHPENITFQPTNTAYSPNFNLWPLPISEVQSNPNIQSNNPGW